The window CACTTCagcactgaggaggaggaggtttaGAAAGAGAACAGAGGCAGAGGACAGACGATAAACAGATCATCTCTGCAATTGGCGTTGATGTTATATTAGAAAACTCAAATACAGCAAATTGTACATGCACTCAgcttttatggttttattctACGCCCTGACACCACACTaggaaaaaacagactgatATGCTCCCTCACAGCTACAGTCAGCGGTGAGAAATACCCAAATTAAAGCCTCTGAACGTTCCTGTGGCCCAGTTTAGACAAACAAAGGTCAAAACAGGGTCATGTAAAATCCAGCACCCTTTCCATTCATGTTCATTTGCACTGTTATAGCTGGAAGTGCAAATTAACACCTAAAATTTATGTCCTTACCCTTTAAAttataagctttttttttttaaatatttgctaTAAGATGCTAAAAAGTGAAGTTCGCTGTATCTTTAAGGACTGTATAGTTTTGGACTCTATGGTTCATGCCTTTGCAATAACATGTCCCTTTCTCAGGTGATGttgatttcagttcagttcagaaCTCGTTTTCACAGCGAGGCAGAAATATGACGAGCAAACTGCTATTTTCAACTCTCAAACACGTCTGGGAGACAGTTTGGCTGTTACCTGTTGCTGGTGTAACAGTCTCTGATTGGTTAGTGTCCGGACTGTCATTGGTTAAATCCTCACCGGTCGAGTCCTTTACGGGACCACAAACCTGTCAATCAGAGAAACTAAAGCTCAGTGACCAGTAGATCAGCACCATAACCCGTATATGGTTCCTGTAGGAGCAGACTATATGAAACTACAAGTCCTATGTACTCACAGGGAAAGGTTCTGCCCCTTCTTGGATGACAAAGCCCTCGATGAGATGCGTCAGGACGTGTGGTTTCACCACGGCTTGAGGGGGAGGAGCTCTCTCACCCTGAACGCAGCCCCCACGGGACACCGACAGagctggagagggagagggggacgCTGGAGGAGGAGCACCAGGACCTGGTCAAAGCAACAGGGAGGAGAACAGAGAGATGTGTCATATCGGTCTTATCTCGTGGACAGCTAAATAAAACTATTAAGAAGCACAACAGTAACCACGCAGAGGGCAAATTATGTGAATGTGTACCTAAACATTCACAAACTAAGAAGATTCACAGATATCCTTGGTGGTTGGTGTTACCTGCTTCAGTGGGATTGGTTGGGAGTGCAGAGACAAGTTCTCTGATAGGCTGGATTCGTGGAGGGGAGGGACCATCTTCATCATTGGCTGAATCAGAGTCTGATTTCCTCTTTAGAGAACCAGCCATCTGCTTTCCCtataaaatcaatttaaaagaTCAAATGTAGCAAGAGAAGATCCATAGGTATTTAAAGTGCTGCTGCAGCATCAGGGCTTCGGACATGGGATATGGTTTGTGTCTATATACAAAGGAATTAGTTTAGTCCATGTCAGCATCAACATCTAAACCTAGATGTTCACTAAAGAACTACACCTCCATCAGTGTCATCCAACAATGACACTATAGCTGGAGccttaaaatgtttatatatattaaaaatgcaagTTACAAGTTgacaacaaaaatcaaataatttaataatttgagCTAATGCTTATGTACGTTTTGATTAAAAGACTAAATCCAACCTGTGGTGTTTGACTTCCCGACGAGTCTCCATTGGTGGCGACACCAGCTGACGTGACTCTCTGCTCTTCGGTCGCCAgcgggagggagagggaggagcgAGACAGCGAGGATGGAGCAGAGGAAACGGTGGGGGACTGAGAGGTGACGGGGCTTGAAGCCAGGGGTCCATTCTGGCTCTGCCCAGAGCTCTGATTGGCCTGTGGATGCACCTGAGAGACTTGAGCCAACGGAGGAGCCTCCTGGGGCGACTGAAGCGTCTTCAGCCCAACCCCTCGTCTGACAACTCCTCCCTCCCTGGAAGCGATGGACGCCACCATGGTGAGAAGGCTGGACGAGCTGCTGAGGACAGTGGCTCCATCCTGGCTGCAGCAGCCCCttgccagagccagagcctggGCATTTCCCAGCGTACTCTGCCTGGCCCCCACAATCTGCACTGGGATGTGTGGCGGCTGGGGAGACTGCGTGGAGCTGCTCGTGGGTGGGGGAGCAGGAAGGATGGGAGGAGGGTTCCTAGAAGGCAGCTGAAGGGGTAGACGGAGCCCCTGCAGAGTTTTCGGTTGGATGGGGATGGGTCCATTACCGTGGCCGGACTTGTCTGCACCGAGCGAGGCCTTCTGCAGAGGCTGCACCACCAGAGTCTGAGCGTTGACCGCTGGTTTGATGGTCGCTGTTCCCACCGGGTACCCGTGGGACTGGGATGCTGCGCTGGATGTCAAGACCAGCGTGTGTGCTGTTGTGGGAGCTGTTGTTCCTGTGGTGAGGGTCCGGGGCCCATGAAGCAGGAGCtgggagagagggatggaggaggtggaggacgaggaggaagaCGAAGcaccagaggaggaagaggggtgGGCTTTGAGGTTGGTGGGCTGTGGGTAGGTGGGGATTTTGATATGGgggggctggggctggggctgaCTGGGCTTACTGGGGGACTGGGTGTTTGATTGGTGGGAGGACTGGACCAGGGAGTAGGTAGCTGgaaaaaagacaacacagaagaAGTGTGTTAGCCTGTTAGAGCAGATCTAACGTCAACGTGACAATGTGGACAGTTCCATGTGTGGACAAAAGGGTTTACTTTTACATTGGTCTCTACCTGAGTCACTCCTCTCTGGGGTTTCAGTCTTAGCACCCACACCTTTGGGACTGGTGACACCTCGCATGGCTAGATTCTGCACCTacagacagggacagagaggTGAAAGTCTGTGTTCAAACCAGGGGTCCACTGCACTGCAGCACCGCCAGGCAAGGAATCCATGTAGATCTGAACGGTTCTTCCACAAACCTGGTCAGTATCTGATTGGCTGCTCGCAGAGGAAGTTGGTGTCACttcttgttgctgttgctgagcCTGTGGCTGCTGGGCGACGGTTGCCATGGCAGCAGTTGCTGTGCTGCCAGGCATGAAGATCAGCTGTGAAGAGATGGGGGCCCTCAGAGAGCGGTTTACCTGCAGGAGAAGGGTCTGTCATCAAACACTGGGATACTGGGCTGTCACTGGTCTCCAGTATAAGCTGCATATACAATATTTCATATGTAAATTAATTAAGTCAATAGTAAGAGTTGTCATCTGTTAAATACCTCTAATATtttagcaggaaaaaaaaaaaaagaattcaatGCATCAGGTGATACTTACCCTCAGGTACATTTGGCCCTGCCCCCCTGCCGTCCCACTCAGCAGCACTGACTGGCTGATCGTGGATGTTGCAGAGGCACCCATAGGGCGACTGCTGGTTGTGGACCCTGCTCCAGATGTGACATTGGCCTGAAAAATGATAACGTGTATTTATTTGCTTCTGCTGCTGAACGTGGAGAACATGTTATAACTCCACTGGCtaatgtgtgaatgtgcagaTTAAACACAGAGCTACACTTATTTCTTTACAAGTTTAACTTTAAAGAACTGGCAACATTACAGGCGATGGCCTGGCTGACAGAGGTGTAAGCTGAAATCTTAAAGAAGTCTATAAAAACAGTAGGTCCGAGTGAGGTCGTCCTCCTAAAGCAGTAACAGAGAGCAGTAATCTTGGTTGagccacagaaaaacaaaacagtacatACAGCTGTGGTGCTGGTGGTCTGAGACGAGCTGCTGCTGGAAGGACTTGACTGGCGAGTGGCAGCCAGTGTAGCCTGGGAGGAAAGTCTTAGGTTCAATAGGTTTCATCAAAAAATGGGATGTTTGCAAAGGCTGTCATGTGGTTTTACAAGCTCAGCTAATCAACCACAGCATCTACTGCAACCATGGTTTCCACAACCTTAGTGGAGCTTTTTAGAGTTTATTCCTGTACGCAGCCAATTCCTCCAGTGTCTTCTATAGTCCTTTTTCCAATTTAGATATTTTTCTATACTTAGGATAAGACTTAAGAGTAAATCTATCAATAAATGAAGTCTTTTGCATGGTGAAAttctaaatgtcataactttACCTGCTGCACAGCGGCCAGGTTCTGCAGCTGGGCGTTGttgatctgctgctgcagcatgaGCTGCTGAAAGTACTGAGCTGCATTAGGCTGCCTCTGTAGAGCCTGCAGGGcctggagggaggaggagacgaggaaaatgaaaaggcaTTAAAGCGAGAAATGTTACAGGAAAGTAGAAAAAGGAGGACGTGAgtaagagacagagagaaagcatgTCCTGAAACCAGGGCAGAGGAAGCACAGAGGAggggaagctgtttttaaagCCTCCTGCATGATGTGTATGAGCTCAGGCCTGTACAGTAATAAGTTATAGGATGATCACAAGAGCAGCTGGATTAGTGCACAGGGTGACAAAGACAGATGACTGTGCAGGCTGACAGAGCCCTGAGAAAATTGCACAGAGCCTCCATCAAAGCAGCGACACTCAGTCTTTCTTCACCTCCATGACTCACTGTCACCTTCTGTCTGTTCAGCCTGCACATACATCAAAttagaaagacaaacaaatgccTCGTCCTCTTTGCACTGATGCACAGACCGGCCGTGTTAGCACTTCAACACAGATCCAAACTGTcttttttctcatgtttctaACACGTTGGTGAGCAAATTCAGGGAACTTCACAGCAATTGGATTTTTATTTGTGGGCACAAAGagtaaacattaacacacactcacacacctacCTGCACCGCCTGTCTCTCATAAAGAGACATGGAATTCATAGGAGAGGGTCGGGAACTGGTCCCGGACGCAGCGCTCCCATTGGTCGAGGCCCCCTGCTGGTTCTgctctccatctgtctccatGGCTGCTGAGAAGACAGAGCTGTCCgtcagtctcacacacacacacacacacacacacacacacacacacacacacacacacagtctcgGTTCCTGCCAAGCACTTGGTCCCACAGAGATACACCGAGGCTGATGTTCGCACTGACTGAAACGGTCCTGGACACACTCATACGAATAGTTTCACACTGACTGATGCTGACTTCTTCCAAATCTGACCATTTTCTGGAAACACATCACAGTCAGAGCTTTACAAACACCTGTTGTCCTGCAGAAAGTCCTGTGGAAAGACCACTGGGACTGTTACACTCGATGTCAGGTTAACCAATGCAGCTTTTTACGGGAGGAAACAGATGCAACTTAAGGTGAAAAGcaataataatcaatatttatCTGCAAATAACATGTTGGATTTCTTTGCAGCGTTTCTAATCAGTCTTAATGAATTAAATGTCATACGCTAATGGCATTTTTGCAAAAATGAACTTGCCCAATAATCCAGCCAAACCAAAGctgatgc of the Mastacembelus armatus chromosome 11, fMasArm1.2, whole genome shotgun sequence genome contains:
- the LOC113126846 gene encoding LOW QUALITY PROTEIN: polyhomeotic-like protein 1 (The sequence of the model RefSeq protein was modified relative to this genomic sequence to represent the inferred CDS: inserted 1 base in 1 codon), which gives rise to MQNSESAAAAAAAAVALQGKRDQQQDSARPGEAPEAAEPLGVVFQPAAGAGGGXKTRTGDAAMETDGEQNQQGASTNGSAASGTSSRPSPMNSMSLYERQAVQALQALQRQPNAAQYFQQLMLQQQINNAQLQNLAAVQQATLAATRQSSPSSSSSSQTTSTTAANVTSGAGSTTSSRPMGASATSTISQSVLLSGTAGGQGQMYLRVNRSLRAPISSQLIFMPGSTATAAMATVAQQPQAQQQQQEVTPTSSASSQSDTDQVQNLAMRGVTSPKGVGAKTETPERSDSATYSLVQSSHQSNTQSPSKPSQPQPQPPHIKIPTYPQPTNLKAHPSSSSGASSSSSSSTSSIPLSQLLLHGPRTLTTGTTAPTTAHTLVLTSSAASQSHGYPVGTATIKPAVNAQTLVVQPLQKASLGADKSGHGNGPIPIQPKTLQGLRLPLQLPSRNPPPILPAPPPTSSSTQSPQPPHIPVQIVGARQSTLGNAQALALARGCCSQDGATVLSSSSSLLTMVASIASREGGVVRRGVGLKTLQSPQEAPPLAQVSQVHPQANQSSGQSQNGPLASSPVTSQSPTVSSAPSSLSRSSLSLPLATEEQRVTSAGVATNGDSSGSQTPQGKQMAGSLKRKSDSDSANDEDGPSPPRIQPIRELVSALPTNPTEAGPGAPPPASPSPSPALSVSRGGCVQGERAPPPQAVVKPHVLTHLIEGFVIQEGAEPFPVCGPVKDSTGEDLTNDSPDTNQSETVTPATVLKCEYCKNFAPASQFRGTKRFCSMSCAKRYNVSFRQHFCVRQSQGQGQDHAPAPDPGRGHLSNSDEEGGIARRRVPRRTSSEIASAKIAGRPIPVKCHSESSHSDEESSVEDDEEDPMSLSPASSASCHQLPPPLPTENSAPSCLPASPAQWSVEEVSQFISSLQGCEELASQFLSQEIDGQALLLLKEEHLMSTMNIKLGPALKICAHINNLRD